A stretch of DNA from Desulfosarcina ovata subsp. ovata:
CAGAATGAAACCCAATCCCACCAGGGTGAAGCAGCAAATCAGCAGGCTTCGGTCAGTCAGGCGCGTGTCCAGGGCTGGCAGGATCAGGGTTGCCAGACAGGCGCCGGCCTGGTAACCGGACATGACAGCCCCCCAGGCAACGATATCGCCCTGGAAGAACGTGCGGTTGTACACCGGCGCGCCAAAATTCAAAACGCTGCCGACAATACCGGAGGCAAGGATCAAAATCGACCAGATGCCGATGCGAGGATCGGCCAGGGGATCAAGGTAGACACTCGTCAACCGTCGCCCCCCCCCCTTGGCCGTTGTTCGCCCACCTTGCCGGCCGCCGCATCCAATCGCGGCAACCCTTTGGCCAGCCATGCGCTACAACCATACATAGCGATGCCCATGACCAGGGAGATGCCGGCGCCGGCCTGGCGAATCAGCAGGCCGATTAGAAAGGGGCCGCCGATGCCGGCCGCCAGGGCCACGCGCTCATTGACCGCATTGTACCGGATCAGCGCCCCGGGGGCGACGATGCGGGGCGTGATGCACAGTCGCGAGATCACGAACAGTAGCGAAGCGCTGGCGAACAGCAGGTAGATGGGCCACACGGTCCACCCGTCCCGGGCATTCAGCAATCCGACCACCAGCAGCAGCCGGGCCAGGATGCCGCCCACGATTCCGTTGCTGGGACCGATGCGGTCCACCCACCGGCCGGCCAGGGGCCCCAGAAAGATGGCCGGCGCCTGCTGAATCAGGCACAGCAAGAGCAGGTTGGCGTGGGATGCGGCAAGGCCGAAAAACAGTTCGGCCAGCAGGGTCAGGTGGACGAATTGATCGCCGAGGTCGGAGAAAAGTTCGGTCAGAATCATACGCCGGGGCATTGGTATGGGTCGCTTCATGGTCTCCCTCATCGCGTAAACGGGTTAAAAGAGATGGACGGTGCTGTCGGGGACCATTTTATTGGAGCGGAGATTCAGGTAACAGGGAGGGAAACGGGCATTTATCGGGTAAAAATGGTTGGTGAAAGGTCGTGCCGGCGTTTTTTAACCAAGATTGGGGGGCGTTTGCGGGAGCGATTACGGTAGCGGTAGGGGGTGCCACAGGGAGGGCGATCCTCTTGGGGCCATTCACCCCCGAAAAATGCCTCTTTTTTGCCCGTTTCGCGCCCTCGTTCGCAAAAGCAGCCTGTGTCATAGTGGGTGGCAACACGGATAGACGCCGGCCGGAAAACATCCGGCCGGCATGTCGTCAACCCAGGCACCCCGAATCGGCCATGACACAGATGGACGCATCTACAACCGGCACCAGCATCAAGGACAAGGCGTTCATCACCGTCAACGCGATGATGCAGGCCTTGATCGCGCGCATCCGCCGCATCGCCCCAAAGGCCAGGCTGGTGCGCATCGCCGGTGAAAGCGGCACGGGCAAGGAGCGGATTGCCTGGCTGCTCCATGCCTGCAGCGGCCGAAAGGGAGCCTTCGTGGCCTTTAACGCGGCAGGGGTCGACGATCAATTTTTCGCCAGCACCTTGTTCGGTTATGAAAAAGGGGCGTTTACCGGTGCAATAAAAGCACGCCAGGGACTGGTTGAAAAGGCCCATGGCGGAACCCTGTTTCTGGACGAAATCGGCGATTTGAGCCCGACCTCCCAGACCAAGCTACTGCGCCTGATTCAGGAAGGCGAGTTCATGCCCCTGGGATCGGACAAACCCAAAACGGCCGATGTGCAGATTGTCGTGGCCACGCACCGGTGCCTGCGGGAAAGGGTTATCGAGGGAACGTTCAGGAAGGATCTTTATTTCCGATTGGACAGTCACCATATCGATCTTCCGCCCCTGCGCCAACGCCGGGATGACATCATCCCTTTAGTGAAGCACTTTGCCCAAAAAACAGCAAAGAAATTCAAGCTGTCCCGCCCCGAAATCGGCCAGGAGGTCTGGGACCTCTTGACCGGTTATGATTACCCCGGCAATGTCCGGGAGTTGCAGACCATGGTCGAAGTCGCCATGGTCGACGGCAACGGCAGGATCCATGCGGATACAATCTGCGACAAGATGGCACGCAACCGCATGCTGATGGACGATTCCGAGAATGAAGCCAGTTCGATAGCCCAGGCGTTGAAAAAGTGTTCGACCCTCCCGACCTTCGATGAACTCAACCAAATGCTTTTTCACGAAACACTGCGCCGCACCGGCGGCAACCAGGCACGGGCCGCCGAAATATTGGGCATCAGTCAATCGGCGGTCAGCCAGCGGCTGAAAAAGATAAGAGCAAACAGTCCCCACCGTTAACACCGGAGCGTTCACCACCCGGCCCGGAGACCAGACAATAGGTTCTTTTCCCGCACAAGTTTCAACTTGCCACCCCAATACGCATTCATCTATACATTATGATGTTTTCAATCCTGATGAACTCGTACAAATTGTCCGAATCGTCATGACGGACTTGATCCGGCATCCATAACCAATCGTAATGACGCGATTTCGGCTTCCGCCGGAATGAAAACAAACTTTGAGTCCGCCGGCGAGGTGATCGGCGATGCTCTTTTCGGTAAGGTGACCCCGTGGTACGTATTTTGGCTCTGCTTGTCCGTACGCTGTTAATCTTTTCCCTGGCCTTATTACCGCTTGCCTGCGAGCGTTCCCCGGTACTACCAGTGGCGGAGCCACCGCCAGCCGATACTCTGCGTTTCGATCTTTTTAGCCCTTTCCATTCATTGAATCCAAAAGAATCCGAATGCACGGGGGCGAGTTGGATATTCCCGCTGATTTTCAATACCCTCGCGAGGAGTTATCCAGACGGTCGCATGGAACCGGACCTTGCCAGAAACTGGCATTACAACCGCCAGGACCGGAGCTTATCCATTGAATTGCGACGAGACGCCAAGTTCCATGATGGTACTCCGGTTACATCCGAGGATGTCATCTTTTCCATCCAGCAACAAATTGATGGTCTTTTTCAAGACTCCAAACGAGCTATCCTTAAGATCGATCCGATTTCAAAACACGATTTCAAAATCATACTGCCTCACGATCAACCCGAGTTCTTTAAATTTGTTTATAAGACGATGATCCTACCCCGTCATCTATCACTGGCATCCCATCGGGATCATCCCATCGGCTCTGGCCCTTACCGCTTCGAGAAAAAACTCGATGATCGCCATATACGGCTCTCCGCCTTCCATGATTACTATGGTGGTAGCCCCGCCATCGAGCACGTGCTTTTCACGCATGTGACCGACATGGAGAAAACCTGGACACGGCTGCTGGCCGGAAAGACAGACATCGCCGCGCGCCTGGCCCCGGACAATTTTCGCCGAATGAAATTCATCCAGCAACGTTATCATATCAATCAATCACCATCCTGGTTTTGCAAGACCCTTTTGTTCAACCCCGCCGATCCGCGCCTCGCCGATGTCCGGGTACGCCGGGCCCTGAGCCTGGGCATCGATCGCGACCACATCGTGGAGAAGATATTCATAGGTTACGGACGCGTGGCCACGGGGCCTTTGGGTGTGGGGTCGCCCTATGGGCGGTCGGACCGCCCTCCGAGACCTTACGATCCCGTCGCAGCCCGAGAGCTGCTGAACGATGCCGGTTGGGAAATGGACACCGTCACGGAACTTTTTCAAAAAGGTGGTCTCAGATTGGAATTTGATTTGCTTTATATGCGTGAAAATCCCATCGATGAAAAGGTCGTACGCTTCATTCAGCTCTGTTTGGGCGATCTGGGGGTCAGGGTTCGCCCGGTGCCGGTCGACTACGCAACCCTCCAGCAATCATACCGTGGGAATACCGATTTTCAGGCCGTGCTTACGGAAACCATGGGATTGTACGATTCCCATACGCCCCTATTGTTAACCTGGATGCCAAACGAAAAGGGATGTTCCAACATGGGAGACTTCACCTCACCACGGATCACCGAGTTATTGATGGCCCTCGAAAACGCCGACTCCATGCAAGCGCAGCAGGCGATCTGCCAAGCCGTCGAAGATCAACTGCTGGCCCTCCAACCGGCGGCCTTCCTCTACCAGCCCACCGAAATAGACGTCGTTTCCAAACGCATCCACCTGCCCCATGTCTTTGCCGCCGACACCGGCAGTATCCGGTGCCTGTATCAGGCGCACATCCTATCCCATCGATAACTTAAACAACGCCTTTCTCCCCAATTCAAAACCTTATTGCCGCCATTAGTTTTCCAATAAAACAGTAATTGCCTGTTATTGCTGTCATTTCTACCTATTTCGATCACTCGCCCAATTCATGATATTATTTTTCTTATGGGGATATGGTCGTTCCAGCCCAAAAATTCTTCTTAAATATATAATATAATTGATAATTATATCATTGGCATGATGGGTGCGTTACCCATTAACAACTCCGGAGGGAAACTGACAACAATACAACACAAGGAGAATTGAAATGAACTCGAACAAACACAGCAAGGCAAAAGAGATCGTCATCGTCGCCACACCGGGAACCTACCAAGCGCCAAACCAGCTTTCCATCTGCTGCGAAAGTGGTGGCCCCTCGATCCGGACCTAACCCCTAACCCCCGCCGGGGCCGTCCAGGCCCCGGCAGCCCCAACCCAACCGAAGCCAAGGGCCCTTACTTCCGGTTGTCAACCTCGCCGGGGAGCCAAAACTCCCCGGCGCCATACCAAGACCAGGAGGTAAGCATGCCAACCCATAAAATTTCTTGTCATATATTAGATGGTTCATTCACCTACCGCGGGGTGGAATACGCCACCCTGCACCACACCCTGACCAAGGCCGACTGCATCCTGCCCCGGTCGGCATGGAAACGCGTGGCCGACAACGATCCGGACCTCAAGCAAACCGTTCTATGGCCTACCCTCAAGGCACAGGGCTTTCTGGTTCCGGCCGGGACGGACGAGTTCCAGCTTTTCCTGGAGTGGCGCAACGACCATGCGCGCAATTATGGCGAAGTGAAGAGCCGCGTCCTGTACACCCGCGTGTGCGACAACGACTGCGCCTATTGTTCCCTCATGCCGCACCTGCGCCGTGGTTTCCACATGAGCGCCGAAACGGCCCGGCTGATGGATCGCTTCCATGCGGCCTTTATCGAAGAAAAGCGCCCCCTGGCCGCCCGGGACGCCTTTTTGGGCGGCGAGCCCTTCCTCAACTACGCGGTCATGCGCGATTCAGCCCGCCGGCGGCTTGCCTGCTGCCAGGCGCAGGGCATCCCGTACCGGTTTTCGGTTACCACCAACGGCAAACACCTGAACGTGGCGCGGATCGATGCCTTGCTGGCATGCGGGCTGGAAACCCTGCACGTCAGCCTGGCCGGCCCGGCCGAGGTGCATGACCGCCTGCGGCCCTCCCTGGGCGGCGGCCCCAACTACCACAAGGTGCTGGGCAACCTGGCGGCGATCAGCGGCCGGGTGCCCGTGATCATCGAGTACCAGTACGATGCCGCGGCCGAGGACTACCGCCGCATCGGCGAGATGATCGCCGATTTTGGGAAACGGGATATCGAGATCGCCGGCATCGAGGTGACCCCCATCCTGCCCCGGCGCCAGGACAACCGCTTCACCGCCGGATTCGGCGACTTGACGATCCTGCACTGGATTAACGCCGTGATCGAAGACGCGGGCTTTCCCGCCGACCGATCCGCGCCCCTGTTCGCCTGCATCGCCGACCAGAAAGCCTACCATGTGTATGACGTGGACGGCAGCATCATCCCCTGTCCCTCCCTGCAACTGGGCGAGCGGGCCTACGGCCATGTGACCACGGGCATCGACTACGTGGCCGAGACCCAGCTCCTGGAACGTCGGTTCCCGGAGGAATGCCGCACCTGCGCCCTACTGCCCACCTGCATGGGCGGCTGCCGCCTGCGGGCCGACATGGAGAACGGCGACTTCAACGGCGTGATCTGCAACCGCGACCACCTGGAAACGGAGCTGAAACGGTATATGCGCCAAAAGGCGAAGGACGAGTTGGAAAGGCGGGATGCCTGCGGAGAATTGTTCGCGATCGGGTAAAACAAAAATCGATCTTTACGACGTGACCGGGCTCCATATGTTGTTTTCGGAACCTGGTCTTTTGTTTTCACATCGCGGGCATGGCTCGCTCTTACTGGCCGTGGGATGCATGGCCGTTTGGAGGCTTGAATTGATACGATAACCTTCCGGCCCCGAATATTTATCCCCCCATCGTCGGTGAGCCGCCTTCGGCGAAACATGGCGATGCCGTGTAGGAGCGGCCCATGGCCGCGATAACCAATGGCGATCCAACGGCTGTGTCGCAGGCGTTGCCAGCTCCTACTGGCCGAGCCATGACCGGATTAAGAGCGGACCACGCCCGTGTAGAATAAAAAACAGATCCAAATGTGGAAACCGCGATCACCATTCATTGGCGTTGTCAGCGAAGCGGTTGGCGTAATCGGTATCGATGAATAGTGAAAACGATTGGGTTTCGTTCCTCAACCCAATCGACGATGCGCGCGATTTTCCCGCCACCGGTCAAGCTGTTTCGCCACCTTTTCAACATGCGGGTCATTGAGCTGCTGCATTCTTTCAAGGGCCTTTTCGCCGATGGCGATGGCCATATCGATGTCTCCCTTCTCACCATGAGCATGGGCGATGTTGATTTCATTCCGCTTGGAAGGATCGTCCAATTCGGGGACTGCCTGGACGGCCTTTTCCAGAACATCCACCGCTTCCCGGTAGGTTTCGCGCCGGACATGGACACTCCCCATGCTGCCCCGGGCTACAAACACATAGTACTTGTCTCCGGCCTTTT
This window harbors:
- a CDS encoding ABC transporter substrate-binding protein, producing MEPDLARNWHYNRQDRSLSIELRRDAKFHDGTPVTSEDVIFSIQQQIDGLFQDSKRAILKIDPISKHDFKIILPHDQPEFFKFVYKTMILPRHLSLASHRDHPIGSGPYRFEKKLDDRHIRLSAFHDYYGGSPAIEHVLFTHVTDMEKTWTRLLAGKTDIAARLAPDNFRRMKFIQQRYHINQSPSWFCKTLLFNPADPRLADVRVRRALSLGIDRDHIVEKIFIGYGRVATGPLGVGSPYGRSDRPPRPYDPVAARELLNDAGWEMDTVTELFQKGGLRLEFDLLYMRENPIDEKVVRFIQLCLGDLGVRVRPVPVDYATLQQSYRGNTDFQAVLTETMGLYDSHTPLLLTWMPNEKGCSNMGDFTSPRITELLMALENADSMQAQQAICQAVEDQLLALQPAAFLYQPTEIDVVSKRIHLPHVFAADTGSIRCLYQAHILSHR
- a CDS encoding sigma 54-interacting transcriptional regulator; the protein is MDASTTGTSIKDKAFITVNAMMQALIARIRRIAPKARLVRIAGESGTGKERIAWLLHACSGRKGAFVAFNAAGVDDQFFASTLFGYEKGAFTGAIKARQGLVEKAHGGTLFLDEIGDLSPTSQTKLLRLIQEGEFMPLGSDKPKTADVQIVVATHRCLRERVIEGTFRKDLYFRLDSHHIDLPPLRQRRDDIIPLVKHFAQKTAKKFKLSRPEIGQEVWDLLTGYDYPGNVRELQTMVEVAMVDGNGRIHADTICDKMARNRMLMDDSENEASSIAQALKKCSTLPTFDELNQMLFHETLRRTGGNQARAAEILGISQSAVSQRLKKIRANSPHR
- a CDS encoding radical SAM/SPASM domain-containing protein; this translates as MPTHKISCHILDGSFTYRGVEYATLHHTLTKADCILPRSAWKRVADNDPDLKQTVLWPTLKAQGFLVPAGTDEFQLFLEWRNDHARNYGEVKSRVLYTRVCDNDCAYCSLMPHLRRGFHMSAETARLMDRFHAAFIEEKRPLAARDAFLGGEPFLNYAVMRDSARRRLACCQAQGIPYRFSVTTNGKHLNVARIDALLACGLETLHVSLAGPAEVHDRLRPSLGGGPNYHKVLGNLAAISGRVPVIIEYQYDAAAEDYRRIGEMIADFGKRDIEIAGIEVTPILPRRQDNRFTAGFGDLTILHWINAVIEDAGFPADRSAPLFACIADQKAYHVYDVDGSIIPCPSLQLGERAYGHVTTGIDYVAETQLLERRFPEECRTCALLPTCMGGCRLRADMENGDFNGVICNRDHLETELKRYMRQKAKDELERRDACGELFAIG
- a CDS encoding tetratricopeptide repeat protein translates to METAEKAGDKYYVFVARGSMGSVHVRRETYREAVDVLEKAVQAVPELDDPSKRNEINIAHAHGEKGDIDMAIAIGEKALERMQQLNDPHVEKVAKQLDRWRENRAHRRLG